A genomic region of Methanobacterium sp. SMA-27 contains the following coding sequences:
- a CDS encoding universal stress protein, with product MLATDGSENAIRAGEYAISHADLTGADIIVLNVIDTYYLNAIPQPDVRESVDEELRSDVKRAVERFEKTIEENQCNGKCQNVNFKIIIKEGKPADIILKTIDEEGIDQVIMGKSGKHGLERLLLGKTTSRVIKEFNYQLT from the coding sequence TTGTTAGCTACAGATGGTTCTGAAAATGCAATAAGAGCAGGAGAATATGCAATATCACATGCAGACTTAACTGGAGCAGATATAATTGTTTTAAACGTAATTGACACCTACTATTTAAATGCTATACCACAACCCGATGTTAGGGAGAGTGTTGATGAAGAATTAAGGAGTGATGTTAAAAGGGCTGTAGAACGCTTTGAAAAAACAATAGAAGAAAACCAATGTAATGGTAAATGTCAAAACGTTAACTTCAAAATCATCATCAAAGAAGGAAAACCTGCAGATATCATACTTAAAACTATAGATGAAGAAGGGATCGACCAAGTTATTATGGGAAAGTCAGGTAAACATGGTTTAGAAAGATTATTATTAGGAAAAACAACAAGTAGGGTTATAAAAGAGTTTAATTACCAGTTAACGTGA